In one Pirellulales bacterium genomic region, the following are encoded:
- a CDS encoding carbon storage regulator: MLVLSRKVNEQILIGDAIKITILRVRGDAIRVGIEAPREVQVRRSELPPLPQSPAAPRPQRPRPRRHGEKNPGERASAVGSRPLAAKLHARRVPSASTTPLMT, from the coding sequence ATGTTGGTTCTCTCGCGGAAGGTGAACGAGCAAATCCTGATCGGCGACGCCATAAAGATCACCATCCTGAGGGTCCGCGGCGACGCGATTCGGGTCGGCATCGAGGCGCCGCGCGAGGTGCAGGTGCGCCGGTCAGAATTGCCCCCTTTGCCGCAATCACCCGCCGCGCCGCGGCCGCAGCGCCCGCGCCCGCGCCGCCACGGCGAAAAAAACCCTGGCGAACGGGCCTCCGCTGTTGGAAGTCGACCGCTAGCTGCCAAGCTCCACGCGCGCCGTGTCCCAAGCGCCTCGACGACACCGCTGATGACCTGA